Proteins found in one Labrus bergylta chromosome 8, fLabBer1.1, whole genome shotgun sequence genomic segment:
- the setd2 gene encoding histone-lysine N-methyltransferase SETD2 isoform X1 encodes MDTLLKSEIREEGSGASVKVEGLSKAALIKSLSPRVMLSNHLLPKGTKMKVNLEDQGRQKVSFSFAPTKKPLQSLFFIPTSPDKSVAEPHLALSQLTSDEEGQSTAEQTPMVPISTAETPSQTPVSSATKMKTDLSKMHFKKQILSVSVTEEKPTSAVPDEPHSSDLMVLQKSTILSATEFPTPQPQNAISVCPSENAKIETSEARVTPSLKKPVASSGKDVESSSSAEQDGKVYNRTTRSQSDSAPPGSESDGDSVQMSSSRRSVDSKSKTNSESRSKEVKKSSSGSYVEEKEKSSSKRSENHERSSSYSKSDRDSRHTSSRSSRSDKDRRRSRSRSRSRSRGSRTSSSHSRSERSRGDRGSRSDRSYYHDSDRRSYRSSPRRERRRSRSRDKTRDSSDSEDDHRKTRTRTSESSRSSVHASSYKESKSSSYTKSEKASKSSDSPHFSELDKKSHSSKSERTSKRLSDSDSQRKCSPDLDSSYRKSSLHNKSETNSKSSSSSTHSHSQSYEKRQKSSSSDSEADHRGKPQASDKSSGSEEKSTNCQKNNSRSELKQITPSRSSMKSSGNDRQSSDTFQSPDKALSKENPPELCFLIKKEKVDSQPGGNEHSNQDSIDIISCTDKSLSSERNETKAGHEVETDNASAISPSESLKHVNASLENLTNVKESLSSNNLSHVKSFAAVLNSSSSNESVICSQGKKDVDCSPQSLLETQDVQQNTESEIDELKTAMVINQQCGTIAPLCSDTSCPDSENQLTLAQQNTDTVKKSISSNKKSRWDIVGQDTSENDNLQRTLCAESKPKKLVSVKKIEVLKDNSQQDSEVKDINQQEAETHSKPGRQMGISKQDLFSDRTSVTEKYKDQSEPSQASTSADQCDLKQRDSQQTNTDKPLHINDPSQTLIASKMQSWNGDGHEETSKISAHKSKLSKRAPLNQDTLGQSEASDSDNSEYDSDCGEAVKRLHSVVVVPKNSSLTMDAQDTGASPCTPRNSSELQNANITADLDISEVPKQRQEGPCAGVNNSCNNTMLCQSQSNMIDSTSHSEGSSSIRVQPCTAGQIVAHGNTADLAQNLENVRQYEDAHTQHTVRSRGERMFSHYQHNDFSSADNINDRNGFNLGWDFSQLEQPSSTYQQPDSSHGPQLPNTKPTGTSPEEHGYSQSNPSWNQESTNMHISRKPYLLVHQEPACEIHPDSLTNDHDDYSADKLSNLTETAVECSGLNTPGSSSFVQGHEISSNSRGSAVPDPPREDFFRPHRGRGPPKKRRPEIESDSDNEAEAGPAGKRECLGDPDVTKESPFKVEVQRPTLTLQDFKDANKWKDYAKTKKMPPYFDLIEENLYLTERKKSKSHRDIKRMQCECPVLPREERSRGVFACGEDCLNRLLMIECSSRCLNGVYCSNRRFQMKQHADFDVILTEDKGWGLRAAKDLIANTFVLEYCGEVLDHKEFKTRVKEYARNKNIHYYFMSLKNNEIIDATLKGNCSRFMNHSCEPNCETQKWTVNGQLRVGFFTTKAVTAGTELTFDYQFQRYGKEAQKCFCGAASCRGFLGGENRVSVRAAGGKMKKDRSRKSALTTVDEELEALLENGEGLYDEKQVVSLCRLMVRVETMEQKLICLKLIQDTQNPTCLKQFLDHHGLSLLWIFMVEISEAKGNSANNNKLQLEIMKTLAVLPISTKNMLEESRVLTFIQRWAQTKSHSQPTEMDGYSSENTSRAQTPLNTPDGSSKLGTEMEGDSSKPAVYRRLKIISENSLDSALSDASKASDGKEEDEDDDDEEEDESSHDGKQVKADPGCAAEDPEKASMEETVKEEKQEDAVTNSSTPHQPQTDEDEEKMEVDSEKETEVQEDTSEGQTEELEGHKEPSEEQESQEEQTSQVVTEKAELEEEQPDVKVQEPESEFVITDVTDPPPEQPQESEEAQANTQETENPPPPPPPPPPPPPPVSEVKPGESILEAAPNSDTTEVSMPSEITAPPVDPPVIGTPSQDEEEGVSDVESDRSQETQLSALDISGMAARLLDSWKDLKEVYRIPKKSQVEKEANDRSRDRDTALTPRRASGSRERERERDKERERDRDYDRDRERDWERERDRERDKDRERDRDRDRDRDRDRDRDRERDRERDRDRDRDRERDRERDRGSDKTPRSTERRRRRSASPPPSSYERSRRTEERFDPSNNKTPRGVGGKERNKLSTEERRKLFEQEVAQREAQKQQQLQQQQQQQQQQQQQQQLQTLAYDPALAYGSSPGFITYPPGYPIQTFVDPSNPNAGKVLLPTPAVDPSINYEQTPPQRLISDLGLTSPSPTSQTAPVPTLSQHITTTNLTAGDPQQYAQPAVGTQEAGVAVLSVPAQAATQSYTTLWDPSTQQAVTVQTQPAQQYATAPPQAQTQTAIYYQGQPCQTIYSIPTAYPQANTPVIQAYTEPTASYLHGQPVYPGHQQGVVVQQGGTVTTIVTSQTVQQEMIVPNNVIDLPPPSPPKPKTIVLPPNWKVARDPEGKIYYYHIVTRQTQWDPPTWEGSSDNTSVDHESEMDLGTPTYDENPSKFSTKTAEADTSSELAKKSKETFRKEMSQFIVTCLNPYRKPDCKLGRIVNTEDFKHLARKLTHGVMNKELKACTNPEDLECNENVKHKTKEYIKKYMQRFGSVYRPKEDTEVY; translated from the exons ATGGACACTCTGCTGAAGTCCGAGATCAG agaggaggggagtggGGCCTCA GTGAAGGTGGAGGGCCTATCCAAGGCAGCTCTAATAAAAAGCCTGTCTCCCAGAGTCATGCTATCCAACCATCTTCTGCCTAAAGGGACCAAGATGAAGGTCAACCTGGAAGACCAGGGTCGTCAGAAAGTGTCCTTTAGCTTCGCACCGACCAAGAAGCCCCTGCAGAGCCTGTTCTTTATCCCCACCAGCCCTGACAAGTCTGTTGCTGAACCTCACCTTGCCTTGTCCCAGTTGACCTCAGACGAAGAAGGGCAGAGTACAGCTGAGCAGACACCCATGGTGCCAATTTCAACAGCAGAGACACCTTCTCAAACACCAGTCTCCTCAGCtactaaaatgaaaacagacttATCTAAGATGCATTTCAAGAAGCAAATTCTTAGTGTCTCTGTGACTGAAGAGAAACCAACTTCTGCTGTGCCAGATGAGCCGCACTCATCCGACTTGATGGTTCTACAGAAATCAACAATTTTGAGTGCAACTGAATTCCCAACACCCCAGCCTCAGAATGCCATCAGTGTCTGCCCCTCAGAGAATGCTAAAATTGAAACCTCTGAGGCAAGAGTTACTCCAAGCCTCAAGAAGCCAGTTGCTTCCTCAGGAAAAGATGTGGAGAGTTCCAGCAGTGCTGAGCAGGACGGTAAGGTATACAATAGGAcaaccaggtcccaatctgatagCGCGCCACCTGGCTCAGAGTCAGATGGAGATTCAGTCCAGATGTCTTCCAGTCGCAGATCAGTTGACtccaaaagtaaaacaaactcTGAGAGCAGAAGCAAGGAGGTAAAAAAGTCTTCCTCTGGTTCATAtgtggaggaaaaagaaaaaagttccTCAAAGCGTTCAGAGAATCATGAAAGGTCTTCTAGTTACTCGAAATCAGACCGAGATTCTAGACACACATCATCGCGTTCATCCAGATCCGACAAAGATCGCAgaaggtccaggtccaggtcacGATCCCGATCTAGAGGGTCTCGAACAAGTTCATCTCACTCCAGATCAGAGAGATCTCGAGGCGACAGAGGATCCCGCTCCGATAGGTCATACTATCATGATTCTGATAGGAGATCATATAGGAGTTCTCCGCGCAGAGAGAGAAGACGTTCTCGTTCTCGAGACAAAACTCGGGACAGTTCCGACTCTGAGGATGACCACAGGAAGACAAGAACAAGGACAAGTGAATCGAGTAGATCATCAGTGCATGCAAGCTCATATAAAGAGTCAAAATCATCTTCCTACACAAAATCTGAAAAGGCCTCTAAATCTTCAGATTCTCCTCATTTTTCAGAGTTGGATAAAAAATCACATTCATCAAAGTCTGAAAGAACTTCAAAGCGACTGTCAGACTCTGATTCCCAACGCAAGTGCTCTCCTGACTTGGACTCCAGTTACCGTAAATCAAGCTTGCATAACAAGTCAGAGACCAACAGTAAATCTTCATCTTCCAGTACACATAGCCATTCTCAATCATATGAGAAACGCCAAAAAAGCAGCTCAAGTGACTCTGAAGCTGATCATAGAGGAAAACCACAAGCCTCTGACAAAAGCTCTGGCTCTGAGGAAAAATCTACAAACTGTCAAAAGAACAACAGCAGGTCAGAATTAAAGCAAATTACTCCTTCTAGATCATCCATGAAATCCAGTGGAAATGATAGGCAATCAAGTGACACATTTCAAAGCCCTGACAAAGCACTGTCAAAGGAAAACCCCCCAGAActttgttttctgattaaaaaagaaaaagtagattCCCAACCAGGTGGAAATGAACATAGTAATCAAGATTCTATTGATATCATCTCATGCACTGACAAGAGTTTGTCATCTGAGAGAAACGAAACAAAAGCAGGTCATGAAGTTGAGACAGATAATGCCTCTGCTATATCCCCAAGTGAAAGCCTGAAGCATGTAAATGCTAGCCTGGAGAACTTGACTAATGTGAAGGAAAGCCTTTCTTCTAATAACCTATCACATGTGAAATCATTTGCAGCTGTACTAAATTCAAGTAGTAGTAATGAAAGTGTAATATGTAGCCAGGGCAAGAAAGATGTTGACTGTTCACCACAGTCCTTACTTGAAACACAAGATGTCCAGCAAAACACAGAATCGGAAATTGATGAGCTCAAAACAGCTATGGTCATCAACCAGCAATGTGGCACAATTGCACCACTCTGTTCTGATACATCATGCCCTGATTCTGAGAATCAGCTGACACTCGCACAGCAAAATACAGATACTGTTAAAAAGAGTATCAGTAGTAACAAAAAGTCCAGATGGGATATTGTTGGGCAGGACACTTCAGAGAATGATAACTTACAAAGGACACTTTGTGCAGAGAGTAAACCTAAAAAATTGGTCTCTGTCAAAAAGATAGAGGTTTTGAAAGACAATAGCCAACAAGACTCTGAAGTTAAAGATATTAATCAGCAAGAAGCTGAAACACATTCCAAACCAGGGAGGCAGATGGGGATCTCTAAGCAAGACTTATTTTCTGACAGAACATCTGTGactgaaaaatacaaagacCAAAGTGAGCCTTCACAAGCGAGCACCAGCGCTGACCAGTGTGACTTAAAACAGAGGGACtctcaacaaacaaacacagacaagcCTCTGCACATCAATGATCCATCACAGACCCTCATAGCTTCAAAGATGCAAAGCTGGAATGGCGATGGTCATGAAGAAACTTCTAAGATCAGTGCTCACAAGAGCAAATTAAGTAAGAGAGCACCACTTAATCAGGATACATTAGGACAGAGTGAGGCCAGTGATAGTGACAACTCAGAGTATGACTCAGATTGCGGCGAGGCTGTAAAACGATTGCACTCTGTGGTGGTGGTGCCGAAGAATTCGTCACTTACAATGGATGCACAGGACACAGGAGCTTCACCATGCACTCCAAGGAATAGTTCAGAACTTCAGAATGCTAATATTACAGCTGACCTGGACATCAGTGAAGTCCCAAAACAAAGGCAGGAGGGTCCATGTGCTGGTGTGAACAATTCTTGCAATAACACTATGTTGTGTCAATCCCAGAGTAATATGATTGATAGCACCAGTCACTCAGAGGGTTCCAGCTCCATCAGAGTCCAACCTTGTACAGCAGGTCAAATCGTTGCCCATGGAAACACCGCAGATCTTGCCCAAAATCTTGAAAATGTGAGGCAGTATGAGGATGCGCACACACAGCATACTGTCAGAAGTAGAGGTGAAAGAATGTTCTCCCATTACCAACATAATGATTTCTCCAGTGCTGATAATATCAATGATAGAAATGGATTTAACCTAGGTTGGGATTTTTCACAATTGGAACAGCCCAGTAGTACATACCAGCAGCCTGATAGCAGTCATGGGCCTCAGTTACCTAACACTAAACCAACAGGAACCTCTCCCGAGGAGCATGGGTACAGTCAGAGTAATCCCTCCTGGAACCAAGAATCCACAAATATGCATATTAGCCGAAAACCCTACCTCCTTGTTCATCAGGAACCTGCATGTGAAATCCACCCTGACTCCCTAACCAATGACCATGACGATTACAGCGCAGATAAACTGTCAAATCTTACTGAAACAGCTGTTGAATGCAGTGGACTGAACACTCCAGGATCATCAAGCTTTGTTCAAGGCCATGAAATAAGCAGCAACAGCAGAGGCTCTGCAGTGCCTGACCCTCCGAGAGAAGACTTTTTCAGACCTCATAGAGGCCGCGGACCTCCCAAGAAAAGGCGTCCAGAGATTGAGTCAGATTCAGACAACGAGGCAGAGGCTGGGCCTGCTGGCAAGAGAGAGTGTCTTGGAGATCCTGATGTCACCAAGGAAAGTCCTTTCAAAGTGGAAGTGCAGCGTCCAACACTCACTCTGCAAGACTTTAAAGACGCCAATAAATGGAAAGACTATGCTAAGACTAAGAAGATGCCCCCTTACTTTGACTTGATTGAGGAGAACCTGTACCTGACTGAGAG AAAGAAGAGCAAGTCTCATCGAGATATAAAGAGAATGCAATGCGAGTGCCCAGTTCTGCCCAGAGAGGAGCGTTCAAGAGGAGTATTTGCATGTGGGGAAGACTGCTTGAACCGGTTGCTGATGATTGAGTG cTCTTCAAGGTGCCTGAATGGAGTCTACTGCTCTAATCGacgttttcaaatgaaacaacaTGCAGATTTCGATGTTATCCTCACAGAAGACAAGGGATGGGGACTCAGGGCAGCTAAGGACCTGATTGC aaacacTTTTGTGCTGGAATACTGCGGGGAGGTATTAGACCACAAGGAGTTTAAAACAAGGGTGAAAGAATATGCTCGCAATAAGAACATCCACTACTACTTCATGTCTCTGAAAAACAACGAG ATCATTGATGCAACACTGAAGGGTAATTGCTCCCGGTTTATGAACCATAGCTGCGAGCCTAACTGTGAGACCCAAAAG TGGACCGTCAATGGCCAGCTTAGAGTTGGTTTCTTCACCACCAAGGCTGTCACTGCCGGAACTGAGCTGACGTTTGATTACCAGTTTCAGAGATACGG CAAAGAAGCACAGAAATGCTTCTGTGGGGCAGCCAGCTGCAGAGGCTTCCTGGGTGGGGAGAACAGAGTTAGTGTTCGGGCAGCTGGGGGGAAGATGAAGAAAGACCGCAGTCGAAAGAGCGCTCTCACCACG GTTGATGAGGAGCTGGAGGCGTTACTGGAGAATGGAGAAGGCCTGTACGATGAGAAGCAGGTggtgtctctctgcagactgatgGTCCGAGTAGAAACCATGGAGCAGAAACTCATCTGCCTTAAGCTCATACAA GATACTCAAAATCCAACATGCCTGAAGCAGTTCCTGGACCATCATGGGTTGTCTTTGCTGTGGATCTTCATGGTGGAGATTTCTGAAGCTAAAGGGAACAGTGCTAATAACAACAAGCTGCAGTTAGAG attatgAAGACCTTGGCAGTGCTGCCTATCTCTACCAAGAACATGCTAGAGGAGAGCAGAGTCCTAACCTTCATCCAGCGATGGGCCCAGACAAAAAGTCACTCTCAGCCGACTGAGATGGACGGTTACTCCAGCGAAAACACCTCCCGAGCTCAAACCCCACTCAACACTCCTGATGGTTCCTCCAAACTGGGAACAGAAATGGAAGGCGACTCCTCCAAACCTGCTGTGTACCGCCGCCTTAAAATCATCAGTGAAAACAGTCTGGACAGCGCACTATCCGACGCTAGCAAAGCATCTGACGggaaggaggaagatgaggatgatgatgatgaagaagaagatgaatcCTCACATGACGGCAAACAGGTGAAGGCAGACCCGGGGTGTGCGGCTGAAGATCCAGAGAAAGCTTCAATGGAAGAGACTGTGaaagaggagaaacaggaggacGCAGTGACAAATTCAAGCACTCCACATCAACCTCAAACTGACGAGGATGAAGAAAAAATGGAGGTGGATTCGGAGAAGGAAACTGAGGTACAAGAGGACACCAGTGAGGGTCAGACAGAAGAACTTGAAGGGCATAAAGAGCCAAGTGAAGAACAGGAAAGCCAGGAGGAGCAGACCAGTCAGGTAGTGACAGAAAAAGCTGAACTGGAAGAAGAACAGCCTGATGTTAAAGTTCAGGAGCCAGAGAGCGAGTTTGTCATAACAGATGTAACAGATCCTCCACCTGAGCAGCCCCAAGAGAGTGAAGAAGCCCAGGCAAACACACAAGAGACTGAGaatcctcctccaccccctcctcctcctcctcctcctcctcctcctgtcagtgAGGTAAAACCTGGTGAATCCATCCTTGAAGCTGCCCCAAACTCTGACACCACTGAAGTCAGTATGCCCTCTGAGATCACAGCACCCCCTGTGGACCCGCCAGTGATAGGAACCCCCTCtcaggatgaagaggagggtgTCTCAGATGTTGAGAGTGACAGGAGTCAGGAGACCCAACTCAGTGCTTTGGACATTAGTGGCATGGCTGCCAGACTTCTGGACAGCTGGAAGGACCTGAAG GAGGTGTACAGAATACCAAAGAAGAGTCAAGTGGAAAAGGAAGCAAACG ATCGCAGCAGAGATCGTGACACAGCTTTGACTCCACGCAGAGCTTCTGGTAGTCGAGAacgagagagggagcgagacaAGGAGAGGGAACGAGACCGAGATTATGACAGAGACAGGGAACGAGACTGGGAAagggagagggacagagagagggacaaggacagagagagggacagggACAGAGATCGTGACAGAGATCGCGACAGAGATCGCGACAGAGAACGCGACAGAGAACGCGATAGAGAtcgagacagagacagagagcgtgACAGAGAGCGTGATCGAGGCTCTGACAAAACTCCGCGCAGCACCGAAAGACGAAGGAGACGCTCAGCATCACCACCACCCTCATCCTACGAGAGGAGCCGACGCACTGAGGAACG GTTTGATCCATCTAACAACAAGACCCCAAGGGGAGTTGGTGGCAAGGAGCGTAACAAACTGTCCACAGAAGAGCGCAGAAAGCTGTTTGAGCAGGAGGTTGCTCAGCGGGAAGCCCAGAAGCAACAACAgcttcaacagcagcagcagcagcagcagcagcagcagcagcagcagcagcttcagactTTGGCCTATGACCCTGCTCTGGCTTATGGTTCCAGCCCTGGCTTCATCACCTACCCTCCTGGATATCCCATCCAGACCTTTGTGGATCCCTCCAACCCCAACGCAGGCAAAGTACTGTTGCCTACCCCTGCTGTTGATCCCAGCATAAACTATGAACAGACGCCTCCCCAGCGTCTTATCTCAGACCTCGGACTAACCTCTCCATCCCCTACTTCCCAGACCGCTCCAGTCCCTACTCTTTCTCAGCACATCACTACCACTAACCTCACCGCTGGAGACCCCCAACAGTACGCCCAGCCAGCTGTAGGAACCCAGGAAGCCGGTGTAGCTGTCCTCTCTGTACCTGCCCAGGCGGCCACTCAGAGCTACACCACTCTGTGGGATCCCAGCACTCAGCAGGCAGTGACGGTGCAGACGCAGCCTGCACAGCAGTATGCCACAGCCCCACCACAGGCCCAGACACAGACAGCCATCTATTACCAGGGCCAGCCATGCCAAACCATATACAGCATCCCCACCGCCTACCCTCAGGCAAACACTCCCGTTATACAG GCATACACTGAACCAACCGCCAGCTACCTGCACGGCCAGCCTGTGTATCCTGGTCATCAGCAAGGAGTGGTGGTGCAGCAGGGAGGCACGGTTACCACCATTGTCACATCTCAAACTGTACAACAG gAAATGATTGTTCCCAACAATGTGATAGAcctgcctcctccctcccccccaaaacCCAAAACTATCGTCCTACCTCCAAACTGGAAAGTTGCTCGAGACCCCGAGGGCAAGATTTACTACTACCATATTGTGACAAG GCAAACACAGTGGGACCCTCCGACCTGGGAAGGAAGCAGTGATAACACTAGCGTGGACCATGAGTCTGAGATGGACCTTGGAACACCCACCTATGATGAAAATCCCTCCAAG TTCTCCACAAAGACAGCTGAAGCAGACACCTCCAGTGAACtggcaaaaaaaagtaaagagacATTTCGCAAAGAG ATGTCCCAGTTCATCGTGACGTGTCTAAATCCTTATCGAAAGCCAGACTGTAAATTAGGACGCATCGTCAACACAGAAGACTTCAAACACCTGGCTAGAAAG CTAACTCACGGAGTCATGAACAAGGAGCTGAAAGCTTGCACGAATCCTGAGGATCTTGAGTGTAATGAAAATGTGAAGCACAAGACCAAGGAGTACATCAAGAAGTACATGCAGCGATTTGGCTCCGTGTACAGGCCGAAGGAGGACACTGAGGTGTACTAG